Proteins from a single region of Pirellulaceae bacterium:
- a CDS encoding tetratricopeptide repeat protein, which yields MANVIRFSPRGDRLAVCQGNEINLIAWDDQTQTRTTDNSLNHVSWSADGRRLAACSGNNLYVWNEESKDPEIICRGHEAVALHAAFNQKGNLLASTSWDGTSRIWDVATGSELLRTSGYCQDFSNDDRYLALGLSRSTVGRWEVINPQGFQLLTRIQQCHDVDISDDGRLMICSGVDGIQLWDLIAGKSLGTLPLGAGIGSGCFDPFGKFLVTCSAKGLYRWPIKIHEDATPRRLEIGPPEDLIVPLDGIPRRCALTSDGRFLTVTCEPAPNRTLMLDLKAQPSGVRFLGYGPGSTSRDGKWTTTNAWQGQKTKIWNAQNGKQINQISGINAITAFAPESDLLAIGRADEFAFYETIDWNLVDRIPRDSGGGHQPPLTFSGDGKILAIAQSSWSVKLIDTATRRELATLASPHSDILRCVSLNRDGSQLVACTQNGVVLHWDLRKIRNVLGEVGLDWEPRLGDDDLRMDPNKRLQVEFDLGETKLQTAQVSQNEFELAKCKRAVELYPDYAEAYLYRARAHQKINRMREANLDYVAYFSRKIADDPGHREAYYARSVYYSRLAMFAEALQDSNQLIELEPKAENYFWRGILHWLTKQYREAIADGHQALKIAADDSNASDGLAWIYLTGPAEFRDPEQAMRLVEKAALAPENPYRVHTTLGAAHYRLEKYDKAIEQLLKAAELAPQQPTASNLFFLAMSYHASGQLEKGKECYNQAIQWWANHPELAPGQLDTLERLKVEAGEVFSTDLEEQVDGPDE from the coding sequence ATGGCAAATGTGATTCGGTTTTCGCCTCGGGGCGATCGATTGGCTGTCTGTCAAGGTAACGAAATTAATCTGATTGCTTGGGACGATCAGACACAAACTCGTACGACGGACAACTCATTGAACCATGTTTCTTGGAGTGCCGATGGTCGGCGGCTCGCAGCCTGTAGTGGTAATAATCTGTACGTGTGGAACGAGGAAAGTAAGGATCCGGAGATTATTTGTAGAGGCCATGAGGCAGTCGCGCTGCATGCTGCCTTTAACCAGAAAGGAAACCTACTTGCTTCCACGAGTTGGGATGGTACTTCCAGAATCTGGGACGTTGCAACGGGAAGCGAGTTGCTACGAACGAGCGGTTATTGTCAGGATTTCAGCAACGACGATCGTTATCTCGCCTTGGGGCTAAGCCGTTCGACGGTTGGGCGATGGGAAGTCATCAATCCGCAAGGTTTCCAGCTATTGACTCGGATTCAACAGTGTCACGACGTTGATATCAGCGATGATGGACGATTGATGATCTGTTCGGGGGTTGATGGTATTCAGCTTTGGGATTTGATCGCTGGAAAGTCATTGGGAACGCTTCCGCTGGGCGCAGGAATTGGTTCGGGATGTTTTGACCCATTCGGTAAATTCTTGGTGACTTGTTCGGCAAAGGGGCTTTACCGTTGGCCGATCAAAATCCATGAGGATGCGACGCCCCGTCGATTAGAAATTGGGCCACCAGAAGATCTGATTGTTCCTCTCGACGGAATTCCAAGACGTTGTGCATTGACTTCTGACGGGCGGTTTCTCACCGTAACCTGTGAGCCCGCGCCCAATCGGACGCTTATGCTTGATCTGAAAGCACAGCCATCCGGCGTGCGTTTTTTGGGCTACGGTCCGGGATCCACCAGCCGCGATGGTAAGTGGACGACGACAAATGCTTGGCAGGGACAGAAAACGAAAATTTGGAATGCTCAGAATGGAAAACAGATCAATCAAATCTCCGGTATCAATGCAATCACTGCCTTCGCTCCCGAAAGTGATTTGTTGGCGATCGGTAGAGCGGATGAATTTGCTTTTTACGAGACGATCGATTGGAACTTGGTCGATCGGATACCACGTGATTCGGGCGGAGGGCATCAGCCACCTTTGACATTCTCAGGTGACGGAAAGATCTTGGCAATTGCTCAAAGCAGTTGGAGCGTGAAGTTGATCGATACCGCTACTCGACGTGAACTGGCAACCTTGGCATCGCCCCATTCCGATATCTTGAGGTGTGTGAGCTTAAATAGAGACGGAAGCCAATTGGTTGCTTGTACCCAGAACGGTGTGGTTCTTCATTGGGATTTGCGAAAAATTCGGAATGTTTTGGGCGAAGTGGGACTCGATTGGGAACCGCGACTCGGGGACGACGACCTTCGAATGGATCCCAACAAACGGCTTCAGGTCGAGTTCGACCTAGGCGAAACGAAGCTGCAGACAGCGCAAGTTTCTCAGAATGAATTCGAATTGGCAAAATGTAAACGGGCTGTCGAACTTTATCCCGATTACGCAGAAGCTTATCTTTACCGAGCGCGAGCCCACCAAAAGATCAATCGGATGCGCGAGGCGAATCTAGACTATGTGGCCTATTTCAGTCGAAAGATCGCAGACGATCCTGGTCATCGTGAGGCTTACTATGCACGTTCCGTTTATTACTCGCGGCTTGCGATGTTCGCCGAAGCTCTACAAGATTCGAATCAATTGATTGAATTGGAACCGAAGGCAGAGAATTACTTTTGGAGGGGGATTCTTCATTGGCTCACGAAGCAATATCGTGAGGCCATTGCCGATGGTCATCAAGCACTCAAGATTGCCGCTGATGATTCCAACGCCAGCGATGGACTCGCTTGGATTTATCTCACAGGACCCGCGGAATTTCGCGATCCCGAGCAAGCGATGCGGCTTGTTGAAAAAGCAGCCCTCGCGCCGGAAAATCCCTATCGGGTTCATACGACCTTGGGGGCAGCCCACTATCGATTGGAAAAGTATGACAAGGCGATTGAGCAGCTGCTGAAAGCAGCAGAGCTTGCGCCTCAGCAACCGACGGCGTCCAATCTGTTTTTCCTCGCGATGAGTTATCACGCCAGTGGGCAACTGGAAAAAGGGAAGGAATGCTACAACCAGGCGATTCAGTGGTGGGCGAACCATCCCGAACTTGCCCCAGGACAACTCGATACGCTTGAACGTCTCAAGGTCGAGGCAGGCGAGGTTTTCTCCACCGATCTCGAAGAACAAGTCGATGGCCCAGACGAATAA